The Engraulis encrasicolus isolate BLACKSEA-1 chromosome 4, IST_EnEncr_1.0, whole genome shotgun sequence genome includes a window with the following:
- the nt5dc3 gene encoding 5'-nucleotidase domain-containing protein 3, translating into MPPLSLPLMSIFRHKNKDGFQRLLTWCSTIHTDSGIWSLGSVRFSNKAGCLKTTDLARTARQVWGPRATPYMCFSTTCGEDRTDWLWSEYNKTKSQTEALIPDILRNSVNPNTIFANNETSLQEIEIYGFDYDYTLAFYSSHLHTLIFNIARDILIEEHRYPEGLREYEYIPNFVIRGLHYDVQKALLMKIDAFHYIQLGTVYRGLHPVPDKEVIAMYEGSHVPLEIMSDFYGKSSHGHTMKQFMDIFSLPEMNLLCCVNDYFMKHNIDYEPVHLYKDVKEAIGDVHCKGIMYRAVEADIERYISYGEQSKAVLTKLSENGKKMFLITNSPFDFVDRGMNYIVGKDWRDLFDVVIVQADKPGFFNDRRKPFRRVTDKGVLLWDRIHRLEKGQIYKQGNLYEFLRLTGWGGNKVLYFGDHIYSDLADLTLKHGWRTGAIIPELWKEIKIMNTEEYVHTMTWLQALTGLVERMQVYRDPASQAVVQQWVEERQDIRSRTKDIFNAQFGSLFRTYHNPTYFSRRLMRFADIYMPSVSCLLNYDLQHTFFPRRTPLQHESPLWPEQSTAVRTATPHPA; encoded by the exons ATGCCGCCCCTATCGCTACCCCTTATGAGTATTTTTAGACACAAAAACAAGGATGGTTTTCAAAGGCTATTGACATGGTGCAGTACCATACACACAGACTCTGGAATATGGTCACTCGGCAGTGTCCGATTCTCAAATAAGGCTGGGTGTTTGAAGACAACTGATCTGGCACGAACTGCCCGGCAAGTTTGGGGACCTCGGGCCACACCATACATGTGCTTCTCAACCACTTGCGGCGAGGATAGGACGGACTGGCTGTGGTCAgaatacaacaaaacaaaatcgcaAACAGAAG CACTCATCCCTGATATATTGAGGAATTCAGTGAATCCCAACACAATATTTGCCAACAATGAAACCAGTCTACAAGAGATTGAGATATATGGGTTTGACTATGACTACACCTTGGCATTCTACTCAAGTCATCTTCACACTCTAATTTTCAACATCGCACGGGACATCCTCATAGAAGAACACAGA TATCCTGAGGGGTTACGAGAATACGAGTACATTCCTAATTTTGTGATCAGAGGACTTCACTATGACGTGCAAAAG GCTTTGCTAATGAAGATAGATGCCTTTCACTACATCCAGCTGGGAACAGTGTACAG GGGTCTTCACCCAGTCCCTGATAAGGAAGTGATAGCCATGTACGAAGGCTCCCATGTCCCCCTGGAGATCATGAGTGACTTCTATGGCAAG AGCTCCCATGGCCACACCATGAAGCAGTTCATGGACATCTTCTCCCTGCCCGAGATGAATcttctctgctgtgtcaatgactaCTTCATGAAGCACAACATCGACTATGAGCCAGTCCATTTATACAAAGATGTCAAG GAGGCGATCGGAGATGTCCATTGTAAGGGTATAATGTATCGGGCAGTTGAAGCAGATATTG AGAGGTATATCAGCTATGGGGAGCAGAGCAAAGCTGTTTTGACAAAACTCTCAGAAAACGGGAAGAAAATGTTCCTGATCACAAACAGCCCATTTGACTTTGT TGATCGAGGGATGAACTACATTGTGGGGAAGGACTGGCGAGATCTGTTTGATGTGGTGATCGTGCAGGCGGACAAGCCTGGCTTTTTCAACGACAGGAGAAA GCCCTTCAGACGTGTTACTGATAAAGGCGTGCTGCTGTGGGACAGGATTCATCGCCTGGAGAAAGGACAGATTTACAAGCAG GGCAACTTATATGAGTTCCTGAGACTCACAGGCTGGGGCGGCAATAAGGTGCTGTACTTTGGAGACCACATCTACAGTGACCTGGCG GACCTGACCCTGAAGCACGGCTGGAGGACAGGAGCCATCATCCCAGAGCTGTGGAAGGAGATCAAGATCATGAACACCGAGGAGTACGTCCACACCATGACCTGGCTACAGGCACTCACGGGGCTGGTGGAGAGAATGCAG GTGTACAGAGACCCGGCATCTCAGGCTGTAGTTCAACAGTGGGTCGAAGAGAGACAGGACATAAG ATCAAGGACAAAGGACATATTCAACGCTCAGTTCGGAAGCCTATTCCGCACCTACCACAACCCCACCTACTTCTCCCGTCGCCTCATGCGCTTCGCTGACATCTACATGCCCTCCGTCAGCTGTCTCCTGAACTACGACCTCCAGCACACCTTCTTTCCCCGCCGCACTCCCCTGCAGCACGAGTCCCCCCTGTGGCCAGAGCAGAGTACTGCAGTCAGGACGGCCACACCTCACCcagcttaa